AGAAACGTTTTATGAAGAACGGTATTCCCAATCATTAATCCCGGTGCAACCGGATTTCGTTAAACTGGCGGAGGCATACGATCTGAAGGGGTACCGCATCAACACATTAGAAGAAGCAGAGGCAGTTTTCCAAGAGGCGCTATTATCCGACGAACCGGTTCTCATCGATTGTCGAGTGAAGCAATTGGAAAATGTATACCCGATGGTTGTTCCAGGAACGGGATTGAATGAAATGATTGGAGTGAGCGGTAAATGAAAAGAGTCATTACAGTAACGGTCATCAACCAAAGCGGCGTATTGAACCGGGTGACTGGACTGCTCATGAAACGACAATTCAATATTGAAAGCATTACAGTCGGTCATACGGAACAAGCGGGAATGTCGAAAATGACGTTTATCGTACATGTTGAAGACGAACGAAAAATCGAACAGCTCGTTAAACAACTTCAAAAACAAATCGATGTCATTAAAGTGGATGATATAACGGACAAATCGATCGTTATGCGAGAACTCGCACTCGTCAAAGTTATATCGCCGCCACATATTCGAAGCGAAATGAACAGCATCATCGAACCGTTTCGAGCGACTGCCATCGACATCGGGAAAAACGTAGTGACTTATCAAGTGACTGGAAATCCCGAAAAGATTGAAGCGTTTATCGATTTGATCAAACCATATGGCATTAAAGAACTAACGCGAACGGGTGCTACCGCATTTGTCCGTGAAACACAAAAGGTTCATTCACCACAGTTATCAATTTTAAAATAAAAATAAAAACAACCTACTAGGAGGAAATTAAAAATGGCTAAAATGTATTATAACAACGATATCGATGAGAGTGTTTTACAAGGAAAGAAAATTGCAGTAATCGGATACGGTTCACAAGGTCACGCACATGCGAGAAACTTGAAAGATTCAGGATTTGACGTAGTCGTTGGTGTTCGCCTGGGAAAATCATTTGATGCGGCTAAAGAAGACGGCTTAGATGTTGCGTCAGTAAAAGAAGCAGCAGAACAAGCGGATCTAGTCATGGTTTTACTGCCAGATGAAAGACAGAAGCAAGTATACGTAGAAGAAATTGAACCAGCGTTGAAAGCAGGAAAATCACTTGTCTTCGCCCATGGATTCAACGTTCACTTTGATGAGATTAAACCACCAGCAGACGTTGACGTATTCCTTGTAGCGCCAAAAGGTCCAGGACATCTTGTACGCAGAACATTTGAAGCAGGTGCTGGTGTTCCAGCATTGTTCGCAGTCTATCAAGACGCTTCAGGAAAAGCGCAAGAAGTTGCACTTGCATATGCAAAAGGAATTGGT
This genomic window from Sporosarcina sp. Marseille-Q4063 contains:
- the ilvC gene encoding ketol-acid reductoisomerase, whose translation is MAKMYYNNDIDESVLQGKKIAVIGYGSQGHAHARNLKDSGFDVVVGVRLGKSFDAAKEDGLDVASVKEAAEQADLVMVLLPDERQKQVYVEEIEPALKAGKSLVFAHGFNVHFDEIKPPADVDVFLVAPKGPGHLVRRTFEAGAGVPALFAVYQDASGKAQEVALAYAKGIGSARAGVLETTFKEETETDLFGEQAVLCGGTTALVKAGYEILVEAGYQPELAYFETLHELKLIVDLMYEGGLSGMRYSISDTAQWGDYVAGDRIIDAGTKDRMRELLSEIQSGEFAKGWIEENETGRPNFNAITEKEEKHSIEAVGQKLREMMPFVNAGKKEKEVVTSAKD
- the ilvN gene encoding acetolactate synthase small subunit gives rise to the protein MKRVITVTVINQSGVLNRVTGLLMKRQFNIESITVGHTEQAGMSKMTFIVHVEDERKIEQLVKQLQKQIDVIKVDDITDKSIVMRELALVKVISPPHIRSEMNSIIEPFRATAIDIGKNVVTYQVTGNPEKIEAFIDLIKPYGIKELTRTGATAFVRETQKVHSPQLSILK